From a single Pelodiscus sinensis isolate JC-2024 chromosome 4, ASM4963464v1, whole genome shotgun sequence genomic region:
- the LYSET gene encoding lysosomal enzyme trafficking factor, giving the protein MMNFRQRMGWIGVGLYLLASAAAFYYVFEINETYNKLALEHIQQHPEEPREGTTWTHSLKAQLLSLPFWFWTIIFLIPYLQMFLFLYSCTRADPKTVGYCIIPICLAVVCNRHQTFVKASNQISRLQLIDT; this is encoded by the coding sequence ATGATGAACTTCCGCCAGAGGATGGGATGGATTGGTGTGGGGTTGTATCTGTTAGCAAGTGCTGCAGCTTTTTACTATGtctttgaaatcaatgagacttaCAACAAACTAGCACTGGAGCACATTCAACAACACCCTGAAGAGCCAAGAGAAGGAACCACATGGACACACTCCTTAAAAGCACAACTGCTGTCCCTGCCTTTTTGGTTCTGGACTATTATATTTTTAATACCATATTTACAGATGTTTTTGTTCCTTTATTCCTGTACAAGAGCTGACCCCAAAACCGTGGGGTATTGCATCATTCCAATCTGCTTGGCTGTTGTTTGTAATCGGCACCAAACATTTGTGAAGGCCTCTAATCAGATTAGTAGATTACAGTTGATTGACACTTAA